A stretch of the Filimonas lacunae genome encodes the following:
- a CDS encoding AraC family transcriptional regulator, producing the protein MNTSNDIYRARINKVIDYIQAHVHEPVSLDNLANVACYSPFHFHRVFKAVTGEAVNEYVGRARCEKAARLLRFSKKPIAAIAVECGFSSAATLTRAFTGYFQIAPGAYRKGGEIKNGKIGKEFFPVQSYHCDREFEVEIRRYPERRIAYIRVTDAFRQGLVLRAFESLVVWAKEKNLFDTQTIFGMSIDDPEVTPKEKYRYDVCITLPPDLKIQEEEPVSTTLLPPCRYAVTRLSGDLQLVGEAFHYLFDKWLINSDYECEAQPGMEVYLDKENICNWEHFDLDIMIPIKALTN; encoded by the coding sequence ATGAATACATCCAATGACATTTACAGAGCCCGGATTAATAAAGTGATCGATTACATCCAGGCTCATGTGCATGAGCCTGTTTCCCTGGACAATCTGGCGAATGTGGCCTGTTATTCCCCATTCCATTTTCACCGGGTTTTTAAGGCGGTTACCGGTGAAGCAGTGAATGAATATGTGGGGCGCGCCCGCTGCGAAAAAGCGGCACGCCTGTTACGTTTTTCTAAAAAGCCGATTGCAGCAATTGCTGTTGAATGTGGTTTTTCCTCAGCGGCTACGCTCACCCGGGCTTTTACGGGTTACTTTCAGATTGCTCCGGGTGCCTACCGCAAAGGGGGTGAAATTAAAAATGGCAAGATTGGCAAAGAATTTTTCCCGGTACAATCCTACCATTGTGACCGTGAGTTTGAGGTGGAGATCAGACGGTATCCGGAAAGGAGGATCGCTTATATCAGGGTTACGGATGCGTTCAGGCAGGGCCTGGTGTTGCGGGCCTTTGAAAGTTTGGTTGTTTGGGCGAAAGAAAAGAACCTATTTGATACCCAGACCATCTTCGGCATGTCCATAGATGATCCGGAAGTAACGCCCAAAGAGAAATACAGGTATGATGTGTGTATTACGCTTCCGCCGGATTTGAAAATACAGGAGGAGGAACCAGTCAGTACCACCCTTTTACCACCATGCAGATATGCCGTAACCCGGTTGTCCGGTGATTTACAACTGGTAGGTGAGGCTTTTCATTATCTGTTTGATAAATGGCTGATCAATAGTGATTATGAGTGTGAGGCGCAGCCAGGGATGGAAGTGTATCTGGATAAGGAAAACATTTGTAACTGGGAACACTTTGACCTGGACATTATGATACCCATCAAAGCTTTAACCAATTAA